The sequence TACTAAGTCGGACAATTCGTCCTCCTCATTCTTATCGGCTCTGCAAAGGGTAGCCACTGCATCATCCTCACGGATGTTAATCAGCTTAACACCTTGAGCATAACGACCCATTGTAGAGATGCCGTCCATGCTTGTTCGGATCAAGGTACCACTAGTTGTAATAATCATCAGATCCTCGTCATTCTTAACAACCTTCAGACCGACTACTGGACCATTCTTTTCAGTAAGATTAATCGTCTTAATCCCCTTACCTCCACGAGTCTGGGAGCGATAATCACCGGCTGGTGTCCGTTTGCCATAGCCCTTGGAAGTAACGATCAGAACCTCAAGATCTTTATCCACAGAATCCATGCCTATAACGTGATCGCGGCTGTCGAGCGTGATGCCTTTGACACCAGTCGCACTGCGCCCCATAGACCGCACATCGTTCTCGGAGAACGTAATAGACATCCCGCGTGCGGTACCAATAATCAAGTTCTGCTGGCCATCGGTCAGCTTGACCTCAATTAGTGAATCCTCTTCACGAAGATTGATGGCAATCAGTCCACCCTTACGGATGTTGTTATAGTCTTCAAGAGGAGTCTTCTTGACAATACCTTCACGGGTAGAAAAGAATAGATACTTATCTTTATCTGCTTCCTGTACCTGGATCACGGCACTAATCTTCTCTCCCTGTTCAATCTGAATCAGGTTGATAATTGGCGTACCACGTGCAGTACGACCAAGTTCCGGAATCTCATATGCCTTAATCCGGTATACCTTCCCCTTATCCGTGAAGAACAGTAGATAATTATGAGAGTTGCTCACGAAGAGATGCTCCACAAAATCTGTATCCTTAGTATCCATACCAATAACGCCTCGGCCGCCACGCTTCTGGCTGCGGTAGGTGCTGACTGGCAACCGTTTGATATAGCCGGTATGCGTGATAGTAATAATAACCTCTTCACGTGGAATAAGGTCCTCATCGAGAATACTTTCTTCCCCAACGGTGATTTCCGTCCGACGGTCATCACTATATCTATCACGAATTTCTTGCAGCTCGCTACTGATAATATCCAACACAAGATGTTCATTAGCTAATATTTCACGATATTCCGCAATTTTGATCATCAGCTCGTTATATTCATTCTCAATCTTTTCGCGTTCCAGACCGGTCAGGCGCTGCATCCGCATATCAAGAATGGCTTGAGCCTGCTCCTGACTGAGACTGAATGTTTCCATTAACCCCTCACGTGCGATATCCGTTGTGCGGGAGGCACGGATCAAAGCGATTACTTGGTCCAAATGATCCAGTGCAATGCGCAGACCTTCCAAAATATGTGCCCTTGCTTCAGCCTTCTTCAAATCAAATATTGTACGACGTCGGATAACTTCAATTTGATGCTGCAAATAATGATAAAGCACATCACGCAAATTGAGTATCTTTGGCTCTTTGTTGACGATAGCCAGCATATTAATGCCGAACGTCGACTGCATAGAAGTATGTTTATACAGATTATTTAGTACAACACTAGGATTGACGTCGCGTCTCAATTCAACAACAACACGCATCCCGTTACGGTCTGATTCATCACGAAGGTCTGTAATGCCCTCTATCCGCTTCTCACGTACTAATTCTGCAATCTTCTCAACTAATCTTGCTTTATTTACCTGATAAGGCAGCTCATGCACAAGTATGCGTGCTTTACCGTTATTCTCTTCAATCGTCGCCTTTGCACGCATTGTAACTGATCCGCGCCCCGTATTATACGCCTGACGAATGCCCTCACGACCCAGAATAAATCCGGCAGTAGGAAAATCTGGACCTTGAATATATTCCATTAGCTCCATAGGTGTAATATCAGGATTCTTGATCATTGCCTGCACACCATCGATAACCTCACCCAAATTATGCGGCGGAATATTGGTAGCCATACCTACAGCGATACCAGATACCCCGTTCACGAGCAGATTGGGATAACGGGATGGCAATACTACAGGTTCATTTTCTTCACCATCGTAGTTGGGTTCAAAATCAACAGTTTCTTTATTTAAATCACGAAGCATTTCACCGGCAATTTTGGACAACCGAGCCTCTGTATACCGCATTGCTGCAGCCATGTCTCCATCAACAGAACCAAAGTTCCCATGTCCGTCTACAAGCATATAACGCATCGAGAAATCCTGAGCCATGCGTACCATTGTTTCATAAACCGCAGAGTCACCGTGAGGATGATACTTACCAATAACTTCCCCAACGATTCTTGCCGATTTTTTGTGAGGTTTGTCCGAAGACATTCCAAGTTCCGACATTGCAAACAATATGCGTCGGTGAACCGGCTTCAAGCCGTCCCGCACATCTGGCAAAGCCCGGCTGACAATGATGCTCATCGCGTAATCCATAAAGGATTCACGCATTTCCTCACCAATGTCCCGATCTTTGACTTGCGGATTATTTTGTTCAGCCATGAGTTGCTGGACCTCCTTCAGTTAAAAACCGCTACCCATAATTATATTACTTTCACAAAAGTAGCACAATTAAACCTGATAGCCTTCTATCTTCTAATATTAATTTCTTTTGCCGTGATAAGGGTATATGCCCTTTCCGCAAATATCAGCAGTACATAGACTATACAGATAAGAAGAAACGTCTGCTCCATACCTCTACGGATGGCATCCGTTTCCCGGCAAAAATATAAGGATAAAGAATATCTTGAAAATTAAATTTTCGTATATTTCAAGTATATCATCCTAAAATCGTCTCATAAGACATAGCCCCACATCCTCATATTATACCATTGTTTAAGTAGCTTGTCCTAAAATTTCAGCTGCAAAAAATTATGCTTACGAAGTAAGTTTTGTACAAAGAAACTAAGAAGGAGCAAATGCTGCGCAAAACTTTTAAGGAGGAAAAATAATGAGGATCCAGCGGGTCTCCAGTAAATGGGCTAAAACAAAGGCTATTCTACAAAACCAATCTTTATCCGCATATGTCCCAGATACCCGTCAATATAACTTGTCTTCCCTTAAGGAACTGCTTGGATTATATACAACGGTCTACATCAAACCAGACCGTGGAACCTACGGCAACGGTGTAATGAGAGCTGAACAAAGGTCTGTAGCCCTAAAACCGAACAATCAACAAGACATCAGTAATCCCGACCCCCATCAAGGCATAGAGGAACAGATTATGTATATTCTAAGATACGGTAAAGCAGCTGAGGTCTTCACCTCACTTGAAGATATGCACAAGGCTTTGCTTACTCGATTTCAAGAAAGACCCTACTTAATTCAGAAGGGAATTGATCTGCTCCATTACCGCAACCGGCCTTTTGATCTACGGGTGCTTACTCAGATGAATCCAACAGGGGCATGGGAAACAACGGGAATGCTAGGCCGAGTAGCAGCCCCACAGAAAATCGTCACAAATTATCATAACGGGGGCACTATCCTTTCCGTAAATAAGTTGTTCAAGGAACATATGAATTCTCTTGAAACCAGTACAATGATTAACCAATTAAAATTATTAGGTGTTCAAATTGCCGGACAATTACAAACGGATTACCCGGGAATCAGAGAAATCGGCCTGGATGTTGCTATAGATCAGCACCATGATATGTGGATCTTAGAGGTCAACACCCTACCCGCGATTTTTGTATTTAAAATGTTTACCAACAAATCTATTTATCGTAAAATCCATCGTTATGCTCTAGCCTACGGACGCCTGAAAGGAATTAAAGCCACTTATTCTTCGCATCGGAGAAAAACTACACGAATGTGCAAATAATATAAAAAAGAACCTCCTGCTATACTATTCCGTTAGGAACAGAAGCGGAGGCTCTTTTGGGATTTAATCTAAACTGCTATATAAATTACACATCAAGGTTCTTTACAGATTTAGCATGCTCATGAATGAATTCGCGGCGTGGCTCGACATTATCACCCATAAGGGTGTCAAAAATACCGTCAGCCAAAATCGCATCTTCAATCGTTACCTGCAGCATCATTCGAGTCTCAGGATCCATAGTCGTATCCCAAAGCTGGGTCGCATTCATCTCACCCAGACCTTTGTAGCGCTGAACATTTACTTTAACGTTCTCGCCGAATGAAGCAATGATCTCATCTCGTTCTCTCTCCGAGTTCGCATAGCGGATCACCTTGTTACGTTCTACCTTGAACAGTGGCGGTTGGGCAATATAGATATATCCCGCATCTACCAGCTTACGCATGTACCGGTAAAAGAATGTCAACAGCAGTGTTCTAATATGTGCGCCATCTACGTCAGCATCTGTCATGATAACGATCTTATGGTAACGAGCTTTAGCAAGATCGAAGTCTTCACTGATGCCTGTACCCAGTGCTGTAATGATATTCCGAATTTCAGCATTGGATAAAATACGATCAAGACGTGCTTTCTCTACGTTCAGAATCTTGCCACGCAGCGGTAGAATCGCCTGGAAATGGCGGTCGCGTCCTTGCTTGGCCGATCCCCCGGCAGAGTCGCCTTCGACGATATACAATTCACTGATCGAGGCATCCTTGGATGAACAGTCAGCCAGCTTTCCGGGCAATGCACTGACCTCAAGAGCACTCTTGCGGCGGGTTAGTTCACGTGCTTTGCGTGCAGCCTCACGAGCGCGAGAAGCGGATAGGGATTTCTCCAATACCTTACGCGATACGGCTGGATTCTCTTCCAAGAATTGCTGCAGCTTCTCTCCAAATAGTGATTCCACGATTCCACGAACTTCACTGTTACCCAGCTTAGTTTTGGTCTGTCCTTCGAATTGTGGTTCTGGAATTTTGACGGAAATAATAGCCGTCAGACCTTCACGAACATCATCACCGGTCAGGTTGGAGTTACTATCCTTGATTACACCTGTCTTACGAGCATAATCGTTGATGATACGCGTTAATGCACTTTTGAAGCCAGACTCATGGGTTCCGCCTTCATGTGTATTAATGTTATTCGCAAAAGAATATATATTCTCTGTATAGGAATCATTATACTGTAGCGCTACTTCAACCTGAATCGTATCTCGTGACCCTTCTACGTAGATCGGATCATCATGCAGGGCTTCTTTGTTTTCGTTCAAATACTTAACGTACTCAACAATACCGCCTTCGTATCTGAAAACATTTGAGACTCCTGTACGTTCATCCATCAACGAGATTTCGATTCCTTTGTTAAGAAATGCCAACTCGCGAATACGAGTAAGCAGCGTTGAATATTCTATTACTCTTGTCTCGGTGAATATTTCAGGATCGGAATGAAAAGTTATTGTAGTTCCCGTCTCATCCGTTTCACCGATAGTTTTGATTTCATATTCTGGTGCACCGCGTTTATACTCCTGCTGATAGATAAAACCCTCGCGTTTGACCGTAACCACGAGTTTCTCAGACAAGGCGTTAACTACAGATATACCTACACCATGCAAACCGCCTGATACTTTATATCCGCCACCGCCGAACTTTCCTCCAGCATGCAGGACAGTCATAACGACTTCCAGCGTCGACTTCTTCAACTTCTCATTCTCACCTACAGGGATACCGCGGCCATTATCAATAACCGTTACGCTGTTATCCTCATGTATGATCACATCAATCCGGTCGCAATAACCAGCTAGTGCTTCATCGATACTATTATCGACGACCTCCCATACCAAATGATGCAGACCTTTGGCGCTAGTGGAACCAATATACATGCCCGGACGTTTCCGGACCGCTTCCAGCCCTTCCAGTACCTGAATCTGGCTCTCATCATATTTGGGTTGATTCATTGACATGCCTTCACCTACTTCTTTCAGATTATCTTTTAGTTCTTAATGAATTCTATATTTCCAATAATATTTTGGCTCTCTTTTTGAGGGTGGAGGAAGAAATGGGGGAGTAGTACACGATATTTTTCGTTACGACTATAGATTTTGCTTCCTCTTCACCAATCCGCTCCAGCTTCTTATCCTGCTGAGACTGAATTACGAACTGTTTTGACACCTTAGAAGATTTCTCAATCGATATATCAAATATAGCGATCAACTCAGAGGATCGAATAATCTTTTCCCCGCCCAAATGAATATACATGGTCTTCCTCCGCTCTTTATAACTCGACTTTTCCATTATGAACATGGTAAAGGTTGGCGCCCTTTAATTTATCGGCATTTAGACCCTCAATACCGGTTGCGGTAATGAATGTCTGTACCTTGCTTTGAAAGGTTTCGATAAGCTGAGTCTGGCGGTAAGGATCAAGTTCGGACAAAACATCGTCAAGAAGCAGCACAGGATACTCCCCGATTTCCTCATGGATCAGCTCGATTTCCGCCAGCTTGAGTGATAACGCTGTCGTACGCTGCTGTCCTTGAGAACCGTAGACCTGAGCTTCTCTTCCGTTGATAAAAAAGGACAGGTCATCCCTATGGGGACCCGTCAGCGTCATGCCGCGCCTGATTTCTTGTTCTCTTGTTTGTGATAACTTTAACATAAAATTGTCTAATAAGACAGCTTCATCTTCCTCATCTCTCTCCCCGAAAGAGGGAACATAAAGCAATTTCAGCTCTTCTCCGCCGTTCGTAATCCCTCGGTGAATGCTTTCAGCCCATATTTGCAGCTTCTTTATGAATTGTTTCCTTTTTTTGACGATTTTAACACCATGCTCAACAAGTTGAACATCCCAAATCTCCAAAAGCTCTTTTTGTGCCGCATCTTTACCCCATAATTGCTTCAGCAAATTGCCTCTTTGGAGCAGTACCTTCTGGTATTGCTGCAGATGAAATAGATAGCTAGGCTGCACTTGCCCAATCTCCATATCGAGAAAGCGCCGTCTAATGCCAGGTGTTCCTTTAACAATCTCCAGATCTTCGGGAGCAAACATTACCACATTGAGTGAGCCGATAAATTCACTGAGTCGCCGCTGCTCTAATCCATTAATCTTAGCTTTTTTACCTTGAGCTGATAATAACAGTTCAAGTTTCAGATCGCCGTATTTTCGTTCTACCTCGGCATAAATTTGTGCAGAGCCTCCGGGAGCATCGAATGAGATGAGCTCGCGGTCTTTGGAGGTACGGTGGCTTTTGGTCATCGCCAGGACGAACAATGCCTCCATGAGGTTTGTTTTGCCTTGGGCATTCTGACCGAGAATCAGATTCACATCGCCCAAGCTCTCAAGACGCAGCAGCTCATAATTGCGATAATGCTGCATACCGATATTTTTAACAAACACGAAATAGTTCCTCCTCGGATGCCCTACTCTTTAACTCCGCCGCCTTCAACCTCAAAAGCTCCGTTATCCTGAACCTCTATTTTATCACCAGGGTAGAGTTTTCTGCCGCGGCGTTCTTCTACTTCTCCGTTAACAAGAACATGACCTTCTTGCAGCAGGGCTTTGGCCATACCGCCTGTGGATACACATTCAGACAGCTTTAAAAATTGGTCTAGCTTAATATATCCACTGTGGATAACTATTTTTTTCATGTTTTTTATCCTTTCCACCACTTATCCACAGGCCGTGAACGATGGCGTTAATTTGTCGTGCGGTAAGGCAAAATGACATATAAGCTGCGGCTTTCATCAAGTGGTCTTAGGATAATTGGGCTCATCATTCCTGTAAAGGCAATTACCAGCTGCTCACTTTCTACGACCTTTAATACATCGAGCATGTATTTGGAGTTGAAGGAGATCTTCAACGGTTCACCTTTAAAATCAAGAACCTCAAGCTCCTCGCGGACCTTACCAAGCTCTGACGAGCTTGAAGATATCTCAATACTGCCATTCTCAAGCGTTTGCATCCGTACAATATTCGTTTTTTCTTCACGAGACAGCAAATAAGCGCGGTCAATCGATTCGCTGAGCTTTTTTGTATCCAAAGTTAGTTCTGTTTTGTAGGCTGTGGGAATAATCCTAGAAGT comes from Paenibacillus sp. 19GGS1-52 and encodes:
- the gyrA gene encoding DNA gyrase subunit A; this translates as MAEQNNPQVKDRDIGEEMRESFMDYAMSIIVSRALPDVRDGLKPVHRRILFAMSELGMSSDKPHKKSARIVGEVIGKYHPHGDSAVYETMVRMAQDFSMRYMLVDGHGNFGSVDGDMAAAMRYTEARLSKIAGEMLRDLNKETVDFEPNYDGEENEPVVLPSRYPNLLVNGVSGIAVGMATNIPPHNLGEVIDGVQAMIKNPDITPMELMEYIQGPDFPTAGFILGREGIRQAYNTGRGSVTMRAKATIEENNGKARILVHELPYQVNKARLVEKIAELVREKRIEGITDLRDESDRNGMRVVVELRRDVNPSVVLNNLYKHTSMQSTFGINMLAIVNKEPKILNLRDVLYHYLQHQIEVIRRRTIFDLKKAEARAHILEGLRIALDHLDQVIALIRASRTTDIAREGLMETFSLSQEQAQAILDMRMQRLTGLEREKIENEYNELMIKIAEYREILANEHLVLDIISSELQEIRDRYSDDRRTEITVGEESILDEDLIPREEVIITITHTGYIKRLPVSTYRSQKRGGRGVIGMDTKDTDFVEHLFVSNSHNYLLFFTDKGKVYRIKAYEIPELGRTARGTPIINLIQIEQGEKISAVIQVQEADKDKYLFFSTREGIVKKTPLEDYNNIRKGGLIAINLREEDSLIEVKLTDGQQNLIIGTARGMSITFSENDVRSMGRSATGVKGITLDSRDHVIGMDSVDKDLEVLIVTSKGYGKRTPAGDYRSQTRGGKGIKTINLTEKNGPVVGLKVVKNDEDLMIITTSGTLIRTSMDGISTMGRYAQGVKLINIREDDAVATLCRADKNEEDELSDLVESEEGQSVTEEAGDTEQPEIGIVSEEDNLE
- a CDS encoding YheC/YheD family protein — translated: MRIQRVSSKWAKTKAILQNQSLSAYVPDTRQYNLSSLKELLGLYTTVYIKPDRGTYGNGVMRAEQRSVALKPNNQQDISNPDPHQGIEEQIMYILRYGKAAEVFTSLEDMHKALLTRFQERPYLIQKGIDLLHYRNRPFDLRVLTQMNPTGAWETTGMLGRVAAPQKIVTNYHNGGTILSVNKLFKEHMNSLETSTMINQLKLLGVQIAGQLQTDYPGIREIGLDVAIDQHHDMWILEVNTLPAIFVFKMFTNKSIYRKIHRYALAYGRLKGIKATYSSHRRKTTRMCK
- the gyrB gene encoding DNA topoisomerase (ATP-hydrolyzing) subunit B, producing the protein MSMNQPKYDESQIQVLEGLEAVRKRPGMYIGSTSAKGLHHLVWEVVDNSIDEALAGYCDRIDVIIHEDNSVTVIDNGRGIPVGENEKLKKSTLEVVMTVLHAGGKFGGGGYKVSGGLHGVGISVVNALSEKLVVTVKREGFIYQQEYKRGAPEYEIKTIGETDETGTTITFHSDPEIFTETRVIEYSTLLTRIRELAFLNKGIEISLMDERTGVSNVFRYEGGIVEYVKYLNENKEALHDDPIYVEGSRDTIQVEVALQYNDSYTENIYSFANNINTHEGGTHESGFKSALTRIINDYARKTGVIKDSNSNLTGDDVREGLTAIISVKIPEPQFEGQTKTKLGNSEVRGIVESLFGEKLQQFLEENPAVSRKVLEKSLSASRAREAARKARELTRRKSALEVSALPGKLADCSSKDASISELYIVEGDSAGGSAKQGRDRHFQAILPLRGKILNVEKARLDRILSNAEIRNIITALGTGISEDFDLAKARYHKIVIMTDADVDGAHIRTLLLTFFYRYMRKLVDAGYIYIAQPPLFKVERNKVIRYANSERERDEIIASFGENVKVNVQRYKGLGEMNATQLWDTTMDPETRMMLQVTIEDAILADGIFDTLMGDNVEPRREFIHEHAKSVKNLDV
- a CDS encoding extracellular matrix/biofilm biosynthesis regulator RemA family protein translates to MYIHLGGEKIIRSSELIAIFDISIEKSSKVSKQFVIQSQQDKKLERIGEEEAKSIVVTKNIVYYSPISSSTLKKRAKILLEI
- the recF gene encoding DNA replication/repair protein RecF; this encodes MFVKNIGMQHYRNYELLRLESLGDVNLILGQNAQGKTNLMEALFVLAMTKSHRTSKDRELISFDAPGGSAQIYAEVERKYGDLKLELLLSAQGKKAKINGLEQRRLSEFIGSLNVVMFAPEDLEIVKGTPGIRRRFLDMEIGQVQPSYLFHLQQYQKVLLQRGNLLKQLWGKDAAQKELLEIWDVQLVEHGVKIVKKRKQFIKKLQIWAESIHRGITNGGEELKLLYVPSFGERDEEDEAVLLDNFMLKLSQTREQEIRRGMTLTGPHRDDLSFFINGREAQVYGSQGQQRTTALSLKLAEIELIHEEIGEYPVLLLDDVLSELDPYRQTQLIETFQSKVQTFITATGIEGLNADKLKGANLYHVHNGKVEL
- the yaaA gene encoding S4 domain-containing protein YaaA, producing the protein MKKIVIHSGYIKLDQFLKLSECVSTGGMAKALLQEGHVLVNGEVEERRGRKLYPGDKIEVQDNGAFEVEGGGVKE